Proteins encoded within one genomic window of Mycolicibacterium aubagnense:
- the speB gene encoding agmatinase, whose protein sequence is MSFDRYIKTTAPDGREIVGQVDASRFPRYAEPATFARVPRLDQVSAPDVTILGVPFDTGVSYRPGARFGPGHIRAASKLLRPYNQALDVSPFANQQVADAGDIGVNPFNINEAIETIDSEVTALRKDGSAVLTLGGDHTIALPILRSLHRDHGPIAVLHFDAHLDTWDTYFGAAYTHGTPFRRASEEGLIDMERSLHLGIRGPLYSKQDLEDDAILGFQVIRSDDYEVDGLASVRERMVKRLTGQGGRSDGKSGPPVYVSVDIDVLDPAHAPGTGTPEAGGLTSRELLHSLRSLTGLNVVGADIVEVSPAYDHAEMTGIAAAHVGYELLSVMSANR, encoded by the coding sequence ATGAGCTTCGACCGGTACATCAAGACCACCGCACCCGACGGCCGCGAGATCGTCGGCCAGGTCGATGCCAGCCGCTTTCCGCGCTATGCCGAACCGGCGACGTTTGCCCGCGTCCCGCGCCTGGATCAGGTGTCGGCACCGGACGTCACGATCCTCGGCGTCCCATTCGACACCGGCGTGTCCTACCGCCCTGGTGCCCGCTTCGGTCCCGGCCACATCCGCGCGGCCTCGAAGCTGCTGCGGCCCTACAACCAGGCGCTCGACGTGTCGCCGTTCGCCAATCAGCAGGTCGCCGACGCCGGCGACATCGGGGTCAACCCGTTCAACATCAACGAGGCGATCGAGACCATCGACTCCGAGGTGACCGCGCTGCGCAAGGACGGCAGCGCCGTGCTGACGCTCGGCGGCGACCACACCATCGCCCTGCCCATCCTGCGCTCACTGCACCGCGACCACGGCCCCATCGCCGTGCTGCATTTCGACGCCCACCTGGACACCTGGGACACCTACTTCGGCGCGGCGTACACGCACGGCACCCCGTTCCGCCGGGCCAGCGAAGAGGGCCTCATCGACATGGAGCGCTCGCTGCACCTGGGTATCCGCGGCCCGCTCTACAGCAAGCAGGATCTCGAGGACGACGCGATCCTCGGTTTCCAGGTGATCCGGTCCGACGACTACGAGGTCGACGGGCTGGCCAGCGTGCGTGAGCGCATGGTCAAGCGCTTGACCGGCCAGGGCGGGCGAAGCGACGGGAAAAGCGGCCCTCCGGTCTACGTCTCGGTCGACATCGACGTGCTCGACCCAGCGCACGCGCCCGGCACGGGCACGCCGGAAGCCGGGGGCCTGACCTCGCGGGAACTGTTGCACTCGCTGCGTTCGCTCACCGGCCTGAACGTCGTCGGCGCCGACATCGTCGAGGTATCACCGGCCTATGACCACGCCGAGATGACGGGAATCGCGGCCGCGCATGTCGGCTACGAGCTGCTGTCGGTGATGAGCGCGAACCGGTAA
- a CDS encoding purine-cytosine permease family protein, translating to MAGAIETRSIDWIPNRERRGKVHHQAPFWFTGNFVLTTMVTGFLGPANGLSAGWSVLAAVAGACFGTLFMCFHANQGPTMGLPQMIQSRAQFGSRGALVPFVAVIFVYIGFNVFNTILATSGFKTVFAGPNWLWYLGLMVAAIVIAVVGFDLMMVVQRWLTYLLIIVFGVLTVYALSTLHLNAAVPDGGTFALTVFLMQFAAAAGYQISYAVYVSDYSRYLPENTSAKHVIWWTYLGAAGSSVWLMSFGAVLASALPTPDAIASIQTVGNQLLPGFGTFTVVVSSVALVTIMSVNAYGASLTSMSALDAFRPITPTVRLRVIGIALTSFIAFVVALSLPAGYLESFNVFVLLMLYFLIPWTAVNLVDFYFVRHGHYSIVDIFRPDGIYGRWSWRGLAAYLLGMVSMVPFVSLTFFEGSIAKMLGGVDISFIVGLAVSGLAYYILTRGVDLSGEHAAVDRSRQELAAA from the coding sequence ATGGCAGGTGCAATCGAGACCCGGTCCATCGACTGGATCCCGAACCGGGAACGCCGGGGCAAGGTGCATCACCAGGCGCCGTTCTGGTTCACCGGGAACTTCGTGTTGACCACGATGGTCACGGGCTTCCTCGGGCCGGCCAACGGCTTGTCCGCCGGGTGGTCGGTGCTGGCCGCGGTCGCGGGCGCCTGCTTCGGGACGCTCTTCATGTGCTTCCACGCCAACCAGGGCCCCACAATGGGCCTGCCGCAGATGATCCAATCGCGTGCCCAGTTCGGCTCGCGCGGCGCCCTCGTCCCGTTTGTCGCCGTGATCTTCGTGTACATCGGCTTCAACGTCTTCAACACAATCCTGGCGACCTCGGGCTTCAAGACGGTCTTCGCCGGCCCCAACTGGCTCTGGTACCTCGGGCTGATGGTGGCGGCCATCGTCATCGCCGTCGTCGGCTTCGACCTCATGATGGTCGTGCAGCGGTGGCTGACCTACCTGCTGATCATCGTGTTCGGCGTCCTGACCGTCTATGCGCTGTCGACGTTGCACTTGAATGCCGCCGTTCCGGACGGCGGCACGTTCGCCCTGACGGTTTTCCTGATGCAGTTCGCCGCGGCGGCCGGCTATCAGATCTCCTACGCGGTGTACGTGTCCGACTACTCGCGATACCTGCCCGAGAACACCTCGGCCAAGCACGTCATCTGGTGGACGTATCTGGGCGCGGCCGGCTCGTCGGTGTGGCTGATGTCGTTCGGCGCGGTGCTGGCATCGGCACTGCCGACGCCGGACGCGATCGCCTCGATCCAGACTGTCGGCAACCAATTATTGCCCGGCTTCGGCACTTTCACCGTCGTGGTGTCCTCGGTGGCGCTGGTGACGATCATGTCCGTCAACGCCTACGGGGCGAGCCTGACGAGCATGAGTGCCCTCGACGCCTTCCGTCCGATCACCCCGACCGTGCGGTTGCGCGTCATCGGCATCGCGCTCACGTCGTTCATCGCGTTCGTCGTCGCGTTGTCGCTGCCCGCGGGTTACCTCGAGTCGTTCAACGTCTTCGTGCTGCTCATGCTGTACTTCCTGATCCCGTGGACCGCGGTCAATCTGGTGGACTTCTATTTCGTCCGGCACGGGCACTACTCGATTGTCGACATCTTCCGGCCGGATGGGATCTACGGCCGCTGGTCGTGGCGTGGACTGGCCGCCTACCTCCTGGGCATGGTGTCGATGGTGCCGTTCGTCTCGCTGACGTTCTTCGAGGGTTCCATCGCCAAGATGCTTGGGGGAGTGGATATCTCGTTCATCGTAGGCCTGGCGGTGTCGGGGCTGGCGTACTACATCCTGACGCGCGGCGTCGATCTGAGTGGCGAGCATGCCGCTGTCGACCGCAGCCGTCAGGAACTGGCCGCCGCATAG
- a CDS encoding helix-turn-helix domain-containing protein has protein sequence MGGSPATQLTIAARLKAARSAKRMTLDELAATSGVTKGYLSKVERGQSNASVAALIRICDALELQVGSLFDETPVGEVVRAGAYPPIEFGGTKMSEFQLTPTGERRFQVLLSDIEPGGGSGTDTYSLPAEVEFAMVIEGRLHIDFVEGNGSRITLNQGDALTFEADRPHAFHADAQSGAKVLWVLTPALAHRRLAEAE, from the coding sequence GTGGGCGGTTCCCCGGCAACACAACTGACCATCGCCGCTCGGTTGAAGGCTGCGCGCAGCGCCAAGCGCATGACTCTCGACGAACTCGCCGCGACCAGTGGCGTGACCAAGGGCTATCTGTCAAAGGTCGAGCGCGGCCAGTCCAACGCGTCGGTCGCCGCGCTCATCCGCATCTGCGACGCGCTGGAATTGCAGGTCGGCTCGCTCTTCGACGAAACACCCGTCGGCGAGGTGGTCCGCGCCGGGGCGTACCCGCCCATCGAATTCGGCGGCACGAAGATGAGCGAGTTTCAGCTGACCCCGACGGGCGAGCGGCGCTTCCAGGTCCTGCTGAGCGACATCGAACCCGGCGGCGGCAGCGGCACCGACACCTACTCGCTACCGGCCGAGGTGGAGTTCGCCATGGTCATCGAGGGCCGGCTGCACATCGATTTCGTCGAGGGCAACGGCAGCCGCATCACCCTCAACCAGGGCGATGCGCTGACCTTCGAGGCCGATCGCCCGCATGCCTTCCACGCCGACGCACAGTCCGGCGCGAAGGTGTTGTGGGTGCTGACCCCGGCCCTGGCCCACCGGCGGCTGGCCGAGGCCGAATAG